A region of the Cucurbita pepo subsp. pepo cultivar mu-cu-16 chromosome LG14, ASM280686v2, whole genome shotgun sequence genome:
acaatccacccccttgggagcccaatGTCCTCACTGGTACACCatcagtgtctagctctaatatcatttgtaacagcccaagcccaccgctaacaaatatcatccgctttggcccgttatgtattgcctgacgattttaaaacgcgtttactagggagaggtttccacactccctctcaaaccaatgtgagatctgaCAGATACTCTGCTCGTCTTTTCGATTATTGAGAAAtctaaaagaaggaaagagtcTGAAGTGTGTCGAGTGTCTCGTTTCGGAGGGGAGTTGAAGAGATGCAAGAGACGTTTTTCGTGGAAGAAATACGACTTTGCTATAAAATTGGCGTTCCTTTTCTGCTTTATTTCTTAAGTTAAAATTGATAATCTTTTACTTCAGTTGAGCTTAGTTGCAGGGGCCAAATCAGAATCAGATTCCTTTGGATATGTAATTAGCAACACtccattgttttctttgtctcCTCTGTTATTGGTGTAGTCTTGTTCAAAGAAGAATGTTTCTAGGCTTCTGACGTTTGATTATTTTGTagaaagaagtaaaaatataaggGTTTCGACGGGGGAAATTCATCATGTTGAAGAAATTACCGGGTCGGAGCAGCAGGTCGAAAGGCATCAAAGTGAAGCATATTCTGCAGATTGTTCTGTTGGTTGGTGTTTGCTTTTGGTTAGTTTATCAGGTGAAGCGCTCCCATGACAAGAAGAAAGGATTCGACCAGAAAGATAATGAAATAACGATAAGAACTCGGGATGGAGGGgatgttttgaaatttggaaggAAAGAGCTTCACCCACATGTTGAGGAAGTTCATCCCGACTCGAAGCAAGAGGACGATGAGGAGGAAGACTCAAAGCATGAGGTTGAAGAGGGACGTGAAGAACTGAAAAACGAGGCAGTCGATGAGGAGGAAGACTCGAAGCATGAGATAGAAGAGGGACGTGAAGAACTGAAAAACGAGTCAGTCGATGAGGAGGATGAAGGAAGCAAGCATGAGGTAGAAGAGGGACGTGAAAAACTGAAAAACGAGACAGTCGATGAGGAGGATGAAGGAAGCAAGCATGAGGTAGAAGAGGGACGTGAAGAACTGAAAAACGAGTCAGTCGATGAGGAGGATGAAGGAAGcaagcatgaagatgaagaggagACCGATGATGATGGGAGAGGAGGTGGCGATGACGATATGAATGAGAATGATCGAGAGAAGTCCGATAATGAATCCGATCATGAAGGTGAGAATGCGGACGATGAGAGATTGAAAGAAGACGGTGATGAGGAGGCAGGAGGAGATGAGAATTCTTCTGATGAGCAGGAGAACGACAATGGTGATCCGATCACTCATGAGGCACGGGAGGAAAACTACAAGGGGGACGATGCATCTAGTGCCGTGGCCCATGACGACCACTCTACCACCTCGACAGACGACGTGAGTTTAGAAAGTTCAAGTGAGAATGCAGAGCTGAATAACAAAGAACAGAACAGTGAATCAAATGAAACCGAAGCGATTCGTTCACGGTTAACCGAGGAAGTAGATAAAACGGCTAACAATGAAACTTCAACGAACGAGAATTTCAGTGATGTGAAGCTCAGCGAAAACACGTCCTTCCCTACTGATGTTTCAGTTCAAGACTCAATCCCGACCGCTCAATCCAATGATCAACCTGAATCAAGCAATAATACATCCTCTGCAACTACTGATACAAGTAATGTAGAGAATGCAGATTCTTCTCAGCAGAAGGGAACAGAAATTGATTTGAATCATACTCAAAGTGAAATCATAGACAATTTGGCTGCTAAGAATGAAACATCTCTTCAGTCTATACTCACAGATATGAATGACAAGGTTTTGGAGAACAGCACTTCTGCATCTCAGCCAAATGAGGTTGAAGGCGAGACCCGAAACATCACGAGTAAGCCAGATCTTACTGTTTCAGACGACGAGACATCCAAAACGAAGAAAGACAACAGAACAAACGAACCGGAGAATGTCTTACCGACCATGATACCCAAGGAGAATAGTGAAGCTACTCATAACGACAAGTCGGAAGACGATGGCGAATCCAACGACGATAGCTCCAACTCGACAAACCACATTGAGGACCCAGTTCAAGACGATCGTCTTGATTCTAACGACTCCCATGTAACCGAACGGGTGGATCTAGATACGCTTCCAGACATCGAGATTGACAATAGTGAAGAGACTGCAGCAGAATGAGGATTGCTGCAGAGTGTGTCTTGTAATTGagaatttgataatttataCTCAGAAGATGAGCCATAGGACGAAGGGATGTGCACGTGGGTCGCTCgtagaagcgttttaaaattttgaatggaaATTGGAACGTACACGATGGATGAACTGGACCAGTGTGGATATGTTCGAGTCTCAGTTCACACGTTTCTTTTTACAACTTCCTTAGGATCCATGGCTACATATCAAACGACGTTAAGATTTTTTATCTTGCAACAAAGTAAATACGTTTGAGAAAcgtttctaaatattttaaagcatTAGactttatgttatattttataatataaagtttaataCTTTGATAGTTATGATTAgaaactatattatatatctatTATTATAGACATTTATGGATTATTTTTGTGATATAGTACAACCACCAACATAGGATTCTTAATCCTCCAATTCTTCTCATGGGTTTGCtttataatattacaaaaataaataaataatataatataagaatCGTGCATCTATTGATCTCTCCCTCTGTACAAAAAATACAACTCAactattgaaaaataaaataaaaataaaatgaatatataaaaattcaaaaatgtCTGAAATTCCAAAACGACAAGCTCATTCACGCGAAACGACAATAGGCCTTTTCATTGCCTCAGCTCCTTCCTTAGCTTCTGAGAGAACAGCCTGCAGGCGTCCATACTCAGgtccaccgccgccgccaacGCCACAAACACCGCGGCGTCCTCCGTGCATGTCACGTGCTGTACCGCCACTTCCACCTCTGCCTTcctattcttcttcttcatcccttCCACCTTCGTCGACATCACAAATCCTTTGTACTGATACGCCGTCAAGTACCCGAAATCCCCGGATCCGGGTCGAGATCCTGATCCAGACCCGAGATCGAAGCTTCCGTTAGGGCTGATCACTGGCGACGCGCTGCCGGTCTTATCGATCGTGAACTTCCCGCCGCTGCTCGAGCTTATGGTGGAGTTCGCTAACGTAGCGGCGGCGGAGGTCGCGGGGAGGAGCTCGAATCGGTAGCCGATTGAATCTGAGCCGCCGCTCTCCCGCCATGCCTCGAGGCGGCCCCACGGGTGCCAGCTACCGTCGACCGGGCGGAGAATTAGCCAGGCGCCGGGATTTGACCGGCTTACACGGTGCGAACCTGGCGACGGTACGAATGGTGTCACCATGGACGCGGCGGCGACGGGCGATCCGGAAAGATCGTGGATCGTTATGGACCATCCTTTTCGTTCTTTCGCCGATTGGTCCCTCTCTGATCCGATCTTCGGTAACCAACTCCTCGAGGTGCTACTTTGCTCTGTAATTGACGACCTGCAATTAAGATTTAGCGAATCGAGATTCAGtaacagaaaaacaaaacgaattaattttctctctctgttcgTCGATTTTCTTCGCACgtttcttgcattttctcgGGAAACAAACAGAAGATCAAGAAAGATTCGTGAACGCACCTTGAACGATCCCAATCACGCTCGTTTCTAAAACCGAATTTGCAAGTAAAAACCGGTTGCTGTACACTTCCTTGCACCTGAAAAACCTGAGGACTGCACTCCGGTTCACCGTCGAACCGAAACACGAATCTCGGGTCCTGCTCGGCGCGAACCGTCAAGTGCAATTGAGCCGATGAGTAACCTTTTGTGCCTCCACGGATTCCGGTCCATCCGTTCTGGAACACGCACGGTTTAGTTTCTGACAAACTCGAACCAGTCACCGGCACAACGATTCGGCCGAGTAACTTAGCGGAGCTTCCGAAGAGGTCACCGCCGCAAGTAACCGGACCAAGACGGCCGGTGTAGACTTCAATCTTCACTAACAAATCTTTCCGCTTAGAAACAAGCTTCTCAATCTGAGATTTATTGAGGCTGAAGCAGGCCGCGAGTACAGAAGAAGAACTATTCACGCCGGAAGTTTCGCCGTCGACGACGAGAGGAACAGTAGCGAACTGCGTCGGAAAATCGCTCagtttaattttacaaaagcACGGAGAACTCGATGGATGCACGCCGGAGAAAGACGGTTTGGCGGCGACCGGAAACTTGAGGGCTAAGTTCCCGACGAGAACCCGAAGAAAGGGGCAGGGATCCATGAGGAAGTCGATTTAGGCAGTGCCGGCAGAGAACGCCgggagaaaaagagaaggtaGAGGGAACAGAGAGAGTCCGCCGGCGAGAAGTGAATgggaagagagaagaagggGATTGAAGATAATAAGGGAGCATTGAGGATGTGAAGATGAAACAGGCTGGAAGCCATAGCTGGCTGTTTTCGGATACAGCAGAGCTACTGTGAGGCCGGTCCCACAAGCCCACTAAaatcccccttttttttttttttttttttttttccaaaaatattatttaaataaatatttaaggaaaatggttaaattatatgatCTTAATAGTCTCCATATTTGGAAAATGGGTCAATTATTCTTTTCCAATTCTTCTAgcttcaatatttaattaagactaaatatttttccttttatttttatttttatttttattttattttatttttatttttatttttataatacaaTATCcatatggtaaaaaaatagtttaaaaggTTGTATATTAGTGGGTCTTCCTTTTATGAGTtgtaatgttttaattaatttttttttggttatattttgtaatatttttttttttatttaaaaaattattgacatATTAGTTgctaaaagcaaataaaataataggaCTGATTTCTAGAAGCAATGCTGCTTATAAAGTGCCTAAATTTCTTCCATGTCAATCATCTTAGCAATAACACGTGACAACTTGTTGCACAAAATTGTTCAAATTTCCCTAATGAAAaagggtgttttttttttcttaatggtTATATTAATCTAGTGTATTATTAATATCGGCTTGTTTTAgtacataaaaataaagatcaaGAAGGGTAGCTTCACGGACTTAAGATGGATGATCATTTGAGCCGAACATGATGGTAGAAGCCTTCACATTTTTTATCAGGTATGTAATGAACGAAGGAATGCAACTCGTTTTCAGGCTCCATAAAGAGTTCGTAGAGAATCAGACGGTTTCAACCCAAAATGGGTGAAGGCCCACCTCAATGGTTAAGAGGATGTCGTCAAATAAGGTCATCTCCCTATTAATTTTCACGTGAATTGAATGATATGACGCTGATGACAAAAttatctttataaaatatatatatattctttaattgatgaaatttcattttttaatttttaatttttattattaggaTGGTTAGGTtttttgcattaaaaaaaaattaatgttcatatatttaaatatgttaataaaataatgattaaaaaataaatggttgGGGACACGTGGCGGAAGAAGGAAGCAAGCTCACAGAGGGAAGAAATCAGGCGATTTGACCTGGCAGCTGAGGatgaataaggaaaatatatgGTGGGAGATTCTAAAGCAAAATGAATATACattacatttataataaaaagattaattaattaaaaagaaaatgagctGGAAAAGGCATTAGCTAAAGACTTCCGCACGTACGCTGCCATACGACCACGTCATATCCGACCAAGAAATGTTGTCGTTTTCACTATTGCCACGTATGGAAGGGGCCCACACATGTCAGTATCCAACGTATCTGGGACCCACTTCAAGGTGGGTTTGATCTCTGACACCCAACTCAGGTCGACATGTCGGCTGGGGATGTGTTGTGTCGTTTTCTGAAGTAGCGAGTTCTGTTCTTCTGAGTGCCCCTCCCGCTGATTGCGTTAAGGATCAGAACGACACCTccagaattaattaatttatttatttttgtacgACACTATTTTTGCACAGCTCAAGCTGTCAGATCAgctccaataaataaataaataaataatgttttaaatattttatttttttcctttttttgaattacaataattgtaaatTATTTACTACTACTTTTACtgctttggtttctttttgttggcattttttaaaaataattttagcaatagctttcaatttttattttggttttaatcctttatttttcttttttctaatttttttaacaaaatatttaaaacctgtaaaatataaaaactccaattattttttatgtacaATATTACATCAAATTCAAACCTACAAATGACTCACGAGACccatatattttcttaatatttggacttaattattttgttaaattaataatttaatcttttaaatagagttttttttttttttttttttctatttcaaaattacaaatttaatttctaaattttataattttttaaaatgtaatcaTCTAGCtacaaaattaacattttagaattctattaaacataaaatttaaattttatataaatagatcaattaattcataaacattttaaattcgtTCATAacttattagatacaaaaaaaaaaaatttaacgacatattagacataaaattgaaagtttagaaactTTATCGTAcactctaaaatttaaaattttcaatgactaaacttgtaatttaatctaattattttctaaatttgacctactttagaatatatatatatatatatacacacgtTCACACGTTCATAATGTTCATAAAACCTTATAATATCACtgaaaatttaacaaatttaatttaaagattaatgAACAAAAGAAGAGTGATTTAAGAGGAATTAAATGCAATGAAAATCATAGTATCGTTAGTAATTTAttagttaataaataattaaaaaaaatcctgaCAAGACAATTAATTCCCCAATATTTCTCTTTATTGTTTACCTTTTTATGGTAAGAGAATCCAAGCAATCTGCACACCCATCTTCTTATCCACATGCTTCTACCTTTTGCTTGACAACCGATAATCGCCTGTCTGCACCAAAACCACAAGCACCAAAAACGGCCCAACCAAATTAAAAGACACTAAGGAACAGCCAAACACAGCACACTATACCTATATGCTGTATATGACATCAAACTAAAACGCCCATCACTAAATTAGGTCAACATGTTCGACGTTTTAACTAGAAGAACTCCGATCCTGTTAACGGGATTTGATCAACTTTGTTaacttataaaaattttgtgtttattgtTCATCACATCCTAACATGGATTCAAAATGTGCAAGGCCATTGAGTCGAAAAATTACGGGCGAGTGAGGTGAATATAGAATTTAAAAGTTGAACCGAACCAAACTGGACGAGCACCTGAACGTAAACTTATTGGTTCTGATATGATAAATCCTTGAGTTGCTGGGGTTCGACTTCTGAAGGAGCTTTTGTGAGGGCACATTGTGCTGTTGTTGTCTTTGGGAAAGCTATGACATCCCTAATGGAATTTGCCTCTGCCAATAACATGACTAATCTGTCCAACCCATAAGCAATGCCCCCTGCACCAAGGGGAAAAAAggttaaaacaaaagaaatagacATATTATTAATGGCTATGAGGACCACTAGTCATGGATATGAAATAGAAGTCAATATGAGCCTAGCTTAGTAGAGATAAAAGCATCAATTATCATCCCGGACACCTTTCATCTATTTAGTCGGTCCACTCCCACACCGATATTCATATTGCACTTCTTTTTTCTGTTTCGTTCTTTCTTTTGGTAACCAAGTATTTGAGGACCCACGGTGTATTATGCTTACAACCCACTAATTaagagatctcacatcggttagagagggaaacaaaacattctttataaatgtttgaaaacctctccctagtagacgcgtttttaaaaccttgaggggaagcccgaaagggaaagcccaaagaaataatatcagagccagtcactgGACGGTGTGAGGCACcagtcggagtagggctagaccctctccatagaaAATgcataacgggctaaagcggacaatatctgctaacagcggacttgggttgttacattaaTTTTCGAGGAAGCTGCACCCGAAACCAAATTCGGAagacaaacaaacaatttaGATCATTAAATCTTCCACATGGGGTCTTCAAAGATATCTATGGTCATTTCAAGCCCTACTGAAAGGCCCACCCCTGGCTGATTTTCCAATCCTAGTCTCCTAGAGGTTGAATAAATATTGTAAACTACTTCGTAATCGGACAAATAATCTATAAATCTAACATAAACACTAAGTAGAAACTCTCCATAATCACTTGAATAGAAAGCTCTTTCCTCATCTTATTCTCTCATAAGTCAGATCAGatgcaaaaattaaaaaaacctaAGAAAGTTTTTCAAGTCTCCCCTAAAAGAacttataaaaataagtaaagaACCAGATTTAGTATCAAAATAGGCAAcccaatattaaaaatttcaatatattatcAGTACTAGCATGATTGAAATGCATTTAAACAATAAGGATGACTTAAAGTTTTAGGCACTGGAAGAAAGCTTTAATGGTTAATACCATGAGGGGGTGCACCCATGTCTAGTGCCTCCAATAAATAACCGAACTTCGCTTCTGCCTGCCAAGCcagaaaagaacaagaaaaactaataatattgAAGGAGATGATAATATCTTCTCTGGACCAGCTGAACCAAACCAATCAGTTCGGCCTCATAAATTAATGGGACCAAACCAAATTAATGAACCATGAAACCCTTTTAGCTTTTACCTGTTCATGAGAGATTCCCACAATCTCCAGAACCTTCTCTTGAACTTCACGTTTGTGAATTCTCAAACTCCCTCCACCAATCTACAGCAACAAAAGCAATGAACACAATTTTAACTCAAGAATTGAGCACCTTTTTCGGGATACGACTCGAGAAGAGAGTACTAATCTCGAGAGTAGAGTAAGCTGTAGTAGAGATAGactccttttgtttttttatttttattttggccATTTTATGTTTCCATTCCAGTGGAAGCTTGAATActcatgttttttaattaaaaaaatctggGTAATAGTAGCTACCTCTACTCCATTGTAAACCATATCATATGCTAAGGCACGAGCTGAGGGTAAATCATCGATGTCTTCAGGGTTTGGAGCTGTAAAAGGGTGGTGCAAAGCCTGCCAAAGAGAATTGCATTGTAGGTATATGAGTCGAACTAGCGCAAAAATGTGAGGCTACACAAGATACATTGTAGGTATACGAGTCGAACCTCAAGTCGTTGCTCGAGATCGTTCCATTCAAACATTGGGAAATCAGTAACCCACAAAATTGAATGCCTAGACTAAATGGACAGAAACGATAAATAAGTGAGAATGGAAAGTAACATTTAGCATAAAactaatcaaaatattttaggcACAAACTTACATGGTCGACCAAGCCCAGCTCATTAGCTACATATAGTCTAAGCCTATCGAGAGTTTTATTAACCGATACTTGATGGCCCACGGCAAACAAGACTAGATCACCAGGTCCAGCAGAGCATCTACTTAGAAACTCCTCTCTACCTGCAGGATCCAAACTTGATACTAGGGAAGGAATCCCTTCAATGCCTCCTGAAAGATTTCCCCGAAGAACGAGACCCAGACTCGATCACAAAAATCGACATTTTAGGCATATTGGAAATcttgaagagaaaagaaatagtaCCATcgtctaaaattttcaaaaaaggtAATCCTTTGGCACCAGATTTGATCGCCTCCGAATAAATGTCACCCTTTTTAAGAGCTGTGTTTGAATACCTTTTAGCACCG
Encoded here:
- the LOC111810646 gene encoding uncharacterized protein LOC111810646, yielding MDPCPFLRVLVGNLALKFPVAAKPSFSGVHPSSSPCFCKIKLSDFPTQFATVPLVVDGETSGVNSSSSVLAACFSLNKSQIEKLVSKRKDLLVKIEVYTGRLGPVTCGGDLFGSSAKLLGRIVVPVTGSSLSETKPCVFQNGWTGIRGGTKGYSSAQLHLTVRAEQDPRFVFRFDGEPECSPQVFQVQGSVQQPVFTCKFGFRNERDWDRSRSSITEQSSTSRSWLPKIGSERDQSAKERKGWSITIHDLSGSPVAAASMVTPFVPSPGSHRVSRSNPGAWLILRPVDGSWHPWGRLEAWRESGGSDSIGYRFELLPATSAAATLANSTISSSSGGKFTIDKTGSASPVISPNGSFDLGSGSGSRPGSGDFGYLTAYQYKGFVMSTKVEGMKKKNRKAEVEVAVQHVTCTEDAAVFVALAAAVDLSMDACRLFSQKLRKELRQ
- the LOC111810437 gene encoding dentin sialophosphoprotein isoform X2, encoding MLKKLPGRSSRSKGIKVKHILQIVLLVGVCFWLVYQVKRSHDKKKGFDQKDNEITIRTRDGGDVLKFGRKELHPHVEEVHPDSKQEDDEEEDSKHEVEEGREELKNEAVDEEEDSKHEIEEGREELKNESVDEEDEGSKHEVEEGREELKNESVDEEDEGSKHEDEEETDDDGRGGGDDDMNENDREKSDNESDHEGENADDERLKEDGDEEAGGDENSSDEQENDNGDPITHEAREENYKGDDASSAVAHDDHSTTSTDDVSLESSSENAELNNKEQNSESNETEAIRSRLTEEVDKTANNETSTNENFSDVKLSENTSFPTDVSVQDSIPTAQSNDQPESSNNTSSATTDTSNVENADSSQQKGTEIDLNHTQSEIIDNLAAKNETSLQSILTDMNDKVLENSTSASQPNEVEGETRNITSKPDLTVSDDETSKTKKDNRTNEPENVLPTMIPKENSEATHNDKSEDDGESNDDSSNSTNHIEDPVQDDRLDSNDSHVTERVDLDTLPDIEIDNSEETAAE
- the LOC111810437 gene encoding dentin sialophosphoprotein isoform X1; protein product: MLKKLPGRSSRSKGIKVKHILQIVLLVGVCFWLVYQVKRSHDKKKGFDQKDNEITIRTRDGGDVLKFGRKELHPHVEEVHPDSKQEDDEEEDSKHEVEEGREELKNEAVDEEEDSKHEIEEGREELKNESVDEEDEGSKHEVEEGREKLKNETVDEEDEGSKHEVEEGREELKNESVDEEDEGSKHEDEEETDDDGRGGGDDDMNENDREKSDNESDHEGENADDERLKEDGDEEAGGDENSSDEQENDNGDPITHEAREENYKGDDASSAVAHDDHSTTSTDDVSLESSSENAELNNKEQNSESNETEAIRSRLTEEVDKTANNETSTNENFSDVKLSENTSFPTDVSVQDSIPTAQSNDQPESSNNTSSATTDTSNVENADSSQQKGTEIDLNHTQSEIIDNLAAKNETSLQSILTDMNDKVLENSTSASQPNEVEGETRNITSKPDLTVSDDETSKTKKDNRTNEPENVLPTMIPKENSEATHNDKSEDDGESNDDSSNSTNHIEDPVQDDRLDSNDSHVTERVDLDTLPDIEIDNSEETAAE